A stretch of Paludisphaera borealis DNA encodes these proteins:
- a CDS encoding HAD family hydrolase — translation MSTTNGSFLAIFDHDGVLVDTLKLHQDAWEELGRQTGMALSPEFIHQTFGMTNPSILRMVAGETITDAEIAGLSDRKEVCYRDLARGRIALMDGVRDVLDALTEAGVALAIGSSGVRANLDLTVSECGLDGRFAKIASLEDVTRGKPDPQVFLAAAAGAGGAPERSVVFEDAPVGVQAAKAAGMYAVGVESSNPAQALWDAGADEVVADLRGYDVTALLARLRDRRS, via the coding sequence TTGTCCACCACCAACGGTTCGTTTCTCGCCATCTTCGACCACGACGGCGTGCTCGTCGATACGCTCAAGCTTCACCAGGACGCCTGGGAGGAGCTGGGCCGGCAGACTGGAATGGCCCTGTCTCCGGAATTCATCCACCAGACGTTCGGGATGACGAACCCGAGCATCCTCCGCATGGTCGCGGGCGAGACGATCACCGACGCTGAGATCGCCGGCCTCTCCGACCGCAAGGAAGTCTGTTATCGCGACCTCGCACGCGGCCGGATCGCCCTGATGGACGGCGTCCGCGACGTGCTCGACGCCCTGACCGAGGCCGGAGTGGCGCTGGCGATCGGGTCGAGCGGCGTCCGCGCGAACCTCGACCTGACGGTGAGCGAGTGCGGCCTGGACGGCCGGTTCGCCAAGATCGCCTCGCTCGAAGACGTCACGCGGGGCAAGCCCGACCCACAGGTCTTCCTGGCCGCCGCGGCCGGGGCGGGCGGCGCGCCCGAGCGGTCGGTCGTCTTCGAAGACGCCCCAGTCGGCGTCCAGGCTGCCAAGGCCGCCGGCATGTACGCGGTGGGCGTCGAGTCGAGCAACCCCGCCCAGGCGCTCTGGGACGCCGGAGCCGACGAGGTCGTCGCCGATCTTCGCGGCTACGACGTCACCGCCTTGCTCGCCCGGCTCAGGGACCGCCGATCGTAG
- a CDS encoding protein kinase domain-containing protein, with product MQTTLIGNPAPAFDLPCTRFPDPDRGRARLSDSSGRWLILVFYPRDFSMVCPTELIGLSQRHEELAELNCDLLAIGCDPVDLHERWMATPKAQGGLGGLNFPLASDPDGEVSRAYGVYQSRENVAVRGTFIIDPEGLIQYQVVHSLSVGRRSQEVIRVLTALQSGGLCREDWMSDSSHIDPYAALRPGHIFSHYLIDSEIGVGTFARVYLARDLQLDRPVALKIFRKDCPVTPSTVLAEARSAAALNHPNVSTIYAVDDTAGLPIIAMEFVDGLSLAQVARARTLASDGLLDVSRQIAAGMAAAHDAGIVHGDLKPENIMLSEDGFVKILDFGLARRLHRIQAMKTDETTELGIAESGDGLFGTPRYLAPEQTRGEPASFASDVFSLGIVFYELTTGKTAFADGNILRVLDQIRNLDRHAMASEAGEPFTGLLQSMLTPDPGDRTITMRQIVNEIDAVCESV from the coding sequence ATGCAAACCACCTTGATCGGCAACCCCGCGCCGGCGTTCGATCTGCCCTGCACGCGATTCCCCGACCCGGATCGAGGCCGGGCGCGGTTGAGCGACTCCAGCGGCCGCTGGCTGATCCTGGTCTTCTATCCGCGCGACTTCTCGATGGTCTGCCCCACCGAGTTGATCGGCCTGAGCCAGCGGCATGAGGAACTCGCGGAACTGAATTGCGACCTGCTGGCGATCGGTTGCGATCCGGTCGACCTGCACGAGCGGTGGATGGCCACCCCGAAGGCCCAAGGGGGGCTGGGAGGGCTCAACTTCCCCCTGGCCAGCGATCCCGACGGCGAGGTCTCGCGCGCCTACGGCGTTTACCAGTCGCGCGAGAACGTGGCGGTTCGCGGGACGTTCATCATCGATCCCGAGGGGCTGATCCAGTATCAGGTCGTCCACAGCCTGAGCGTCGGCCGGCGGAGCCAGGAAGTGATCCGGGTCCTCACCGCGCTTCAGTCGGGCGGCCTCTGCCGCGAGGACTGGATGTCGGACAGCTCGCACATCGACCCCTACGCCGCCTTGCGGCCGGGTCATATCTTCTCGCACTACCTGATCGACTCCGAGATCGGCGTGGGGACGTTCGCTCGGGTCTACCTGGCCCGCGACCTCCAGCTCGATCGTCCGGTCGCCCTCAAGATCTTCCGCAAGGATTGCCCGGTCACGCCGAGCACCGTGCTGGCCGAAGCGCGCTCGGCGGCGGCGCTCAACCACCCGAACGTGTCGACGATCTACGCCGTCGACGACACGGCGGGGCTGCCGATCATCGCCATGGAATTCGTCGACGGCCTGTCGCTCGCGCAGGTGGCCCGGGCCCGGACGCTGGCGTCCGACGGCCTGCTCGACGTCAGCCGCCAGATCGCGGCGGGCATGGCCGCCGCCCACGACGCCGGCATCGTCCACGGCGACCTCAAGCCCGAAAACATCATGCTCAGCGAAGACGGGTTCGTCAAAATCCTCGACTTCGGCCTCGCCCGGCGGCTGCACCGGATTCAGGCGATGAAGACCGACGAGACGACCGAGCTTGGCATCGCCGAGTCGGGCGACGGCCTGTTCGGAACCCCGCGCTACCTGGCGCCCGAACAGACCCGGGGCGAGCCCGCCTCGTTCGCCAGCGACGTCTTCTCGCTGGGTATCGTGTTCTACGAACTGACGACCGGCAAGACGGCGTTCGCCGACGGCAACATCCTTCGGGTTCTCGACCAGATCCGCAACCTCGACCGTCACGCGATGGCCTCCGAGGCCGGCGAGCCGTTCACGGGGCTGTTGCAGTCGATGCTGACCCCCGACCCGGGCGACCGCACCATCACGATGCGACAGATCGTCAACGAGATCGACGCGGTCTGCGAATCCGTGTAG
- a CDS encoding rhomboid family intramembrane serine protease encodes MRAAMHTVGEEIEGIFGFLGVIWAVYLVSFMAPGVDRFGVVPRTVGGLVGIAAMPFLHASFAHLLGNTVPLFILLTILAGSRAQSWKIVAGITFLSGFLLWVFGRPAIHIGASGLVFGLITFLIASGLLERRPIPLLVSVLVGFLYGGSLVFGVVPGLQSGVSWDGHLCGAVAGGAAAYALVSGGPRRVGGIESEPMSIEKPVL; translated from the coding sequence ATGCGAGCCGCGATGCACACGGTGGGCGAGGAGATCGAGGGGATCTTTGGGTTCCTCGGCGTGATCTGGGCGGTCTACCTCGTCAGTTTCATGGCGCCGGGCGTCGACCGGTTCGGCGTCGTGCCGCGCACGGTCGGCGGGCTGGTCGGAATCGCGGCCATGCCGTTCCTGCATGCGAGCTTCGCGCATTTGCTGGGCAATACGGTCCCCCTTTTCATCCTCCTGACGATACTCGCGGGGTCGCGGGCTCAGTCCTGGAAGATCGTCGCCGGCATCACCTTTTTGAGCGGGTTCCTGCTGTGGGTCTTCGGCCGGCCCGCGATCCACATCGGGGCGAGCGGGCTGGTCTTCGGGTTGATCACGTTTTTAATCGCTTCGGGCCTGCTCGAACGCCGACCGATCCCGTTGCTTGTTTCGGTGCTCGTTGGGTTCCTGTACGGCGGATCGCTCGTCTTCGGCGTTGTGCCGGGGCTGCAATCCGGCGTCTCCTGGGACGGCCATCTCTGCGGCGCGGTCGCCGGGGGGGCGGCGGCCTACGCGCTGGTTTCCGGCGGCCCGCGACGCGTCGGTGGAATCGAATCAGAGCCGATGTCGATCGAGAAGCCCGTCTTGTGA
- a CDS encoding SGNH/GDSL hydrolase family protein: protein MNANSSRSKTTREQGWSWRRAKDGVPFLACASLLAISTIQPETDLLRVAKGKTRVGRELRHVETGGYYEQLIGKSGLSERDAVVDDENGQPPPGWVPSGASGIVDSDPTYLRWRMKPNLDMVWNGAPFHTNSRGYRTPEVSLDKPADVYRIVVIGSSNTMGHGVTDDEAYPRLLETWLQGLPDLGRRVEVVNLAVSGDSPSRRLLRMSMEAERYQPDWILCDASILDPSLEERHLDAIVHTDPRPTVPLEYVAAALRRSKVSAGDSPEEFQRKIRFELKALLDGAYGGWGDFSRRTGLPVTVVMLPRADEKRDNPIMQKLMHGYVRRYRLDCLDLSAAFGDLRVDEFRVSAWDKHPSVKGHQVIFQALRDALAARGTLPGLRLPE, encoded by the coding sequence ATGAATGCAAACAGCTCCCGCTCGAAGACGACCCGCGAACAGGGGTGGTCCTGGCGCCGGGCCAAGGACGGCGTCCCGTTCCTGGCGTGCGCCTCGCTGCTGGCGATCTCGACGATCCAGCCCGAGACCGACCTGCTGCGGGTGGCGAAGGGGAAGACCCGCGTCGGTCGCGAGCTGCGACACGTCGAGACCGGGGGATATTACGAGCAACTGATCGGCAAGAGCGGGCTTTCGGAGCGCGACGCGGTCGTCGACGACGAGAACGGCCAGCCCCCCCCGGGTTGGGTTCCGTCGGGCGCTTCGGGCATCGTCGATTCGGACCCGACGTATCTCCGATGGCGGATGAAGCCCAACCTCGACATGGTGTGGAACGGCGCTCCATTTCACACCAACAGCCGGGGGTACCGAACTCCGGAGGTGTCGCTCGACAAGCCCGCAGACGTCTATCGGATCGTCGTCATCGGCTCATCGAACACCATGGGGCACGGGGTCACCGACGACGAGGCGTACCCGCGCCTCCTGGAGACCTGGCTTCAGGGCTTGCCCGATTTGGGCCGCCGCGTCGAGGTCGTGAACCTGGCGGTCTCGGGCGATTCGCCCTCGCGGCGCCTGCTCCGGATGTCGATGGAGGCCGAGCGCTACCAGCCCGACTGGATCCTCTGCGACGCCTCGATCCTCGACCCGTCGCTTGAAGAACGGCATCTCGACGCGATTGTTCACACGGACCCGCGGCCGACAGTCCCTCTGGAGTACGTCGCCGCTGCACTCCGTCGATCGAAGGTCTCGGCCGGCGACTCGCCCGAAGAGTTTCAGCGGAAGATCCGCTTCGAGCTGAAAGCCTTGCTCGATGGCGCTTACGGCGGCTGGGGCGACTTCTCGAGGCGGACCGGCTTGCCGGTCACCGTGGTGATGCTCCCCCGAGCCGACGAGAAACGCGATAATCCGATCATGCAGAAATTGATGCACGGTTATGTGCGTCGCTATCGGCTCGACTGCCTCGACCTGAGCGCCGCGTTCGGCGATCTCCGCGTCGACGAGTTCCGGGTTTCCGCCTGGGACAAGCACCCCAGCGTCAAGGGCCACCAGGTGATCTTCCAGGCCCTTCGCGACGCGCTCGCAGCTCGGGGGACGCTTCCGGGCTTGCGACTGCCCGAGTGA
- a CDS encoding HEAT repeat domain-containing protein has translation MRRLIAMNGLVLILGISSGCGLGPRNFRKIQHPAPLVRARALSLGDQRSSSQVVPALVARLNDADPVVRLAAHEELKKRTGQDFGYVPWAEEPERQAAVARWKDWLGGRPPAGTPSPQKPGKTLPATATQYRQTIRG, from the coding sequence ATGAGGCGATTGATCGCGATGAACGGCCTGGTCTTGATCCTGGGGATTTCCTCGGGGTGCGGTCTGGGCCCGCGCAACTTTCGCAAGATCCAGCATCCCGCGCCCCTGGTGCGGGCCCGGGCGCTCAGTCTCGGCGATCAGCGGTCGAGTTCGCAGGTCGTGCCGGCGCTGGTCGCGCGGTTGAACGACGCCGATCCGGTCGTCCGGCTCGCGGCTCACGAGGAGTTGAAGAAGCGGACCGGCCAGGATTTCGGCTACGTGCCGTGGGCCGAGGAGCCCGAGCGGCAGGCCGCTGTGGCGCGCTGGAAAGACTGGCTGGGCGGGCGACCGCCGGCCGGGACGCCCTCGCCGCAGAAGCCGGGCAAGACGCTGCCGGCGACGGCCACGCAGTACCGCCAAACCATCCGGGGGTGA
- a CDS encoding ABC transporter permease: protein MALGTSMNASESESPAWLAPIGWLGWLVVGTLGHLGATAVVMISAATSFVRSSDDDEEAGLWSATIAELSWMLFAGCPLVGLVHVAMGSFLSLQAYYGSTFVDGTGAVVGVGLLRNLASMMTGLTLAGLLPVRIIPELRGMQRRRRIERARATQAEAVRGSTGRPTAAEREAPIPSPGRLAGPRLLAAVVATPLLSIWGCLVGTVVGWQSSGTLMGLPSETFFLMFVRMIWYRDVVGLLVKGSLFGLFTAALSCSEGLRNDESETDGDEVRGGSTHGAAILRASCLSMAAILLINMTWFVLIYHAAPVYGPSLLQPPTP, encoded by the coding sequence ATGGCGCTTGGCACCAGCATGAACGCCTCCGAATCCGAATCGCCCGCCTGGCTGGCGCCGATCGGCTGGCTTGGCTGGTTGGTCGTGGGGACGCTCGGCCACCTGGGCGCGACGGCCGTGGTGATGATCTCGGCCGCGACATCGTTCGTTCGATCGTCCGACGACGACGAGGAAGCCGGGCTCTGGTCGGCGACGATCGCCGAGCTGTCGTGGATGCTGTTCGCCGGCTGTCCGCTCGTCGGCCTGGTTCACGTCGCGATGGGCTCGTTCCTGTCGTTGCAGGCGTATTACGGCAGCACATTCGTGGACGGCACGGGGGCGGTCGTGGGAGTCGGGCTGCTCCGCAACCTCGCCTCGATGATGACCGGCCTGACACTGGCGGGCCTCTTGCCCGTGCGGATCATCCCCGAGCTTCGCGGCATGCAACGCCGACGCCGGATCGAGCGGGCGCGGGCGACTCAAGCGGAAGCCGTCCGCGGCTCGACGGGTCGGCCGACGGCCGCCGAGCGCGAGGCGCCGATCCCCTCGCCGGGCCGGCTGGCCGGGCCCAGGCTGTTGGCGGCCGTCGTGGCGACGCCGCTGCTCTCGATCTGGGGGTGCCTCGTGGGGACGGTCGTGGGCTGGCAATCGTCGGGAACGCTCATGGGCCTCCCCTCGGAGACGTTCTTCCTGATGTTCGTGCGGATGATCTGGTACCGCGACGTGGTCGGGCTGCTGGTCAAGGGGTCGCTGTTCGGCCTCTTCACCGCGGCGCTCTCCTGTTCGGAAGGGCTGAGAAACGACGAGTCGGAAACGGACGGAGACGAGGTCCGGGGCGGGTCGACGCACGGGGCGGCGATCCTCCGCGCCTCGTGCCTGTCGATGGCGGCCATCCTGCTGATCAACATGACCTGGTTCGTCCTGATCTATCATGCGGCTCCGGTCTACGGGCCGTCGCTGTTGCAACCACCGACTCCGTGA
- a CDS encoding MlaD family protein produces the protein MRARSSMREVWIGLLVIGALAGLLGLVGLASDGPGFLAPQKTINVIFRDGQGIRVGSPVRIAGLDAGNVVDLSLVEVEGSLRAQVRLSLPTSLLKKLKQDVKVTIAPGLTGMSHVNVVASGRSDVALVPGQTIQGVESSFFDPIIEQVGLGPQERNHLSHTIAEVRQTVDSVGPRLRQILASFEDASGNVKEMSDSLRPAVEATVGHVEDLTRRIGSTSPRIEATITRLDVLTRLVELMLSENRDNVRLTVASVKDLTGSAKEIVTVNRPKVEKVIEGVDMLAARSNRVMYQADVLANQAVQIVTTGRSDIERSISNVRDATDWADKLVQKIFTNPFVLSPFYKPSNEDLRVQTVYDTAQVFSKGAQELHDAAKTLDSMQTRPTSPEQQQEVARLQQQVLALTESLGKTSQSLAEGLKRPATTGRVRR, from the coding sequence ATGCGTGCGCGATCGTCGATGCGAGAAGTCTGGATCGGTCTCCTTGTGATCGGGGCCCTGGCGGGCCTGCTCGGTCTCGTGGGGCTGGCCAGCGACGGCCCGGGCTTCCTTGCGCCGCAGAAGACCATCAACGTGATCTTCCGCGACGGCCAGGGCATCCGGGTGGGGAGTCCGGTGCGAATCGCCGGGCTCGACGCCGGCAACGTCGTCGACCTGTCGTTGGTCGAGGTCGAGGGCTCGCTCCGCGCCCAGGTGCGGCTGTCGCTCCCCACGAGCCTGCTCAAGAAGCTCAAGCAGGACGTGAAGGTGACGATCGCGCCGGGGCTCACGGGGATGAGCCACGTCAACGTGGTGGCCTCCGGCCGGTCGGACGTCGCGCTGGTGCCGGGGCAGACGATCCAGGGGGTCGAGTCGTCGTTCTTCGACCCGATCATCGAACAGGTGGGCCTGGGGCCGCAGGAGCGGAACCACCTCAGCCACACGATCGCTGAGGTCCGCCAGACGGTCGACTCCGTCGGGCCCAGGCTGCGGCAGATCCTGGCGTCGTTCGAGGACGCCTCGGGCAACGTCAAGGAGATGAGCGACTCCCTTCGACCTGCCGTCGAGGCGACCGTTGGACACGTCGAGGACCTGACCCGGCGGATCGGCTCGACCTCGCCTCGGATCGAGGCCACGATCACCCGGCTCGACGTCCTCACCCGGCTCGTCGAGCTGATGCTCTCCGAGAACCGCGACAACGTGCGGTTGACCGTCGCCTCGGTCAAGGACCTGACCGGTTCGGCCAAGGAGATCGTCACCGTCAACCGGCCCAAGGTCGAGAAGGTCATCGAAGGGGTCGACATGCTCGCGGCCCGGTCCAACCGCGTCATGTACCAGGCCGACGTTCTCGCCAACCAGGCCGTGCAGATCGTGACCACGGGCCGCTCCGACATCGAGCGGTCGATCTCGAACGTCCGCGACGCCACCGACTGGGCCGACAAGCTCGTTCAGAAGATCTTCACCAATCCGTTCGTGCTCAGCCCGTTCTACAAGCCGTCGAACGAAGACCTGCGGGTCCAGACGGTGTACGACACGGCCCAGGTGTTCAGCAAGGGCGCCCAGGAGCTGCACGACGCGGCCAAGACGCTCGACTCGATGCAGACGCGGCCGACCTCTCCCGAGCAGCAGCAGGAAGTCGCCCGGCTTCAGCAGCAGGTTCTCGCGCTGACCGAGAGCCTTGGCAAGACTTCGCAGTCGCTGGCCGAGGGGTTGAAGCGGCCCGCGACGACCGGACGGGTCCGCCGCTGA
- a CDS encoding flagellar biosynthesis anti-sigma factor FlgM — MEIFGAGGTQGPQPVYPRLAPFSVDAGQTVHAGAPRDQVEISPLGQMLDGISRLPEIRHEKVDEIRRQIAEGTYDTPERLELALDRMLSEFLG, encoded by the coding sequence ATGGAAATCTTCGGTGCAGGGGGTACCCAAGGCCCTCAACCCGTTTACCCGCGGCTCGCCCCGTTCAGCGTTGACGCCGGTCAGACCGTGCACGCTGGGGCCCCGCGAGACCAGGTCGAAATCTCGCCGCTCGGCCAGATGCTGGACGGCATCAGCCGGTTGCCGGAAATCCGCCACGAGAAGGTGGACGAGATCCGCCGCCAGATCGCCGAGGGGACGTACGACACGCCCGAACGGCTTGAGCTGGCTCTCGATCGGATGCTCTCCGAATTCCTGGGCTGA
- a CDS encoding GspE/PulE family protein — translation MDSSTSTTGPSVPIPPLSPEDEVMASVLVNKGMLTGEQLTLARQYGAERDTDLKQAILELNLISPERLNQLAFERLTAMAQDTPEKPALLVESSIIAAASSHPVPISPDRNQIQRDVRKELQESSQTAPVPELIGQILERAIDCRATDIHFDSLDNGIRVRYRIDGQLQDILFVEAGTSAAVISRIKVMSNLNIVERRHSQDGRISIMHHNRPRDLRVATFPTIYGEKIVIRIHEVLTDVVGFNHLGMTQTQADTLDRLIVQPYGAVFVAGPVGAGKTSTLYNCLERINSPLRNVMTIEDPIEHRMPGVNQTQVGNNPGDMSFGEGLRALLRQDPDIVMIGEIRDEETARIGIRASLTGVLVFSTLHGSDAPSTISNLFNFGIPGYQLSSSLLAIVSQRLIRKICPYCRVSYAPDEKLLLALELDPDEHRDLHLQRGMGCPACFQTGYMGRTGVFEIMVVGEELRDLIFQQIPKDVLRRVAVDLGMRTLKQSAVDKIVEGVTTVEEVYRVVSF, via the coding sequence GTGGACTCATCGACCTCGACGACCGGCCCCAGCGTTCCTATTCCTCCCTTGTCGCCCGAAGACGAGGTGATGGCCTCGGTACTCGTCAACAAAGGGATGCTCACCGGCGAGCAGCTCACCCTCGCGCGGCAGTACGGCGCCGAGCGCGACACCGACCTCAAGCAGGCGATTCTCGAGCTCAACCTGATCTCGCCCGAGCGACTCAACCAACTCGCCTTCGAGCGGCTCACGGCGATGGCCCAGGACACGCCCGAGAAGCCCGCCCTCCTGGTCGAATCGTCGATCATCGCCGCCGCTTCCTCCCATCCGGTCCCGATCTCCCCCGATCGCAACCAGATTCAGCGCGACGTTCGCAAGGAGCTTCAGGAGTCGAGCCAGACCGCTCCGGTGCCCGAGCTGATCGGCCAGATTCTGGAACGCGCCATCGATTGCCGCGCTACCGACATCCACTTCGATTCGCTCGACAACGGCATCCGCGTCCGTTACCGAATCGACGGCCAGCTTCAAGACATCCTGTTCGTCGAGGCTGGGACCTCTGCCGCGGTCATCAGCCGCATCAAGGTCATGTCGAATCTCAACATCGTCGAGCGCCGGCATTCCCAGGACGGCCGGATCTCGATCATGCACCACAACCGGCCTCGCGACCTCCGCGTGGCGACCTTCCCGACGATCTACGGCGAGAAGATCGTGATCCGGATCCACGAGGTGCTCACCGACGTGGTGGGGTTCAACCATCTGGGGATGACCCAGACGCAGGCCGACACCCTCGACCGGCTGATCGTTCAGCCGTACGGCGCGGTGTTCGTCGCCGGACCGGTGGGGGCCGGCAAGACCTCGACGTTGTACAACTGCCTGGAGCGGATCAATTCGCCGCTCCGCAACGTCATGACGATCGAAGACCCGATCGAGCACCGGATGCCCGGCGTCAATCAGACGCAGGTCGGCAACAACCCCGGCGATATGTCGTTCGGCGAGGGCCTTCGGGCGCTTTTGAGGCAGGACCCCGACATCGTCATGATCGGCGAGATCCGCGACGAGGAGACCGCCCGGATCGGCATCCGCGCGTCGCTCACCGGCGTTCTCGTCTTCAGCACCCTGCACGGGTCCGACGCGCCCAGCACCATCAGCAACCTCTTCAACTTCGGCATCCCCGGATACCAGCTCTCCAGCAGCCTCCTGGCCATCGTCTCCCAGCGCCTGATCCGCAAGATCTGCCCGTATTGCCGCGTCTCCTACGCCCCCGACGAGAAGCTGCTGCTGGCGCTCGAACTCGACCCGGACGAGCACCGCGACCTGCATCTCCAGCGCGGCATGGGCTGCCCGGCGTGCTTCCAGACCGGTTACATGGGGCGCACCGGAGTCTTCGAGATCATGGTCGTCGGCGAGGAGCTGCGCGACCTCATTTTCCAGCAAATTCCCAAGGACGTCCTCCGACGTGTCGCGGTTGATCTGGGAATGCGAACTTTGAAGCAGTCGGCGGTCGATAAGATTGTCGAGGGAGTCACCACGGTGGAGGAAGTCTACCGCGTGGTGTCATTTTAG
- a CDS encoding Fur family transcriptional regulator, protein MVNPQTDEIRPISVSESPEDKFREFLEIRGEKLTDPRRVLVRHIYSTHKHFDADELVRDLHDSGRAISRSTVYRTLRLLVDAGLLRELRLTNRTAYEHDYGYPDHDHLHCTSCNKVVEFRNEEILKLRDAVSRANGFRASGHRFLIEGVCSSCSRSHSPRRRLDLI, encoded by the coding sequence GTGGTCAACCCACAGACCGATGAAATCAGGCCGATCAGCGTCTCGGAGTCTCCGGAAGACAAGTTCCGTGAGTTCCTGGAAATTCGGGGCGAAAAGCTGACCGACCCTCGGCGCGTGCTGGTGCGGCACATCTACAGTACGCACAAGCACTTCGACGCGGACGAGCTGGTCCGCGACCTGCACGATTCGGGCCGTGCGATCAGCCGGTCGACGGTCTATCGCACGCTCCGGCTGCTCGTCGACGCAGGGCTTTTGCGTGAGCTTCGCCTGACGAACCGGACGGCGTACGAGCACGATTACGGCTATCCGGACCACGACCACCTGCATTGCACGTCCTGCAACAAGGTGGTCGAGTTCCGCAATGAAGAGATTTTGAAGCTTCGCGACGCGGTGAGCCGGGCCAATGGCTTTCGGGCGTCGGGCCATCGCTTCCTTATCGAAGGCGTCTGCTCGTCGTGCAGCCGCTCGCACAGCCCGCGAAGACGGCTCGACCTGATCTGA
- a CDS encoding alkaline phosphatase family protein, with protein sequence MATSIDRILVLGLDGATWTVLDPMRRRGLMPNLDALLKRAAHGELTSIIPPVTTAAWTSMVTGCNPARHGVFDHRYFDAAENRMKVNHSGRIRVPTIWRLLSDAGRSIACLNVPGLYPPPRVNGVVVSGMDAPHLEGALQGYPEFAARLKAEAPNYSLRYFWKRAPQSLEELQTNARLTVESFQGRAEGGFVADRATPDWSVLMVQFQNLDPFQHRVWRYLNVDETGIDDPEWNVAAASVIQGLDRAIGSLCELADKRGAAVMVVSDHGFGPCLGRIDVNQILVDAGVAQREGLVRKLTRRADQAVDRLRLWNVKRGDPKARSASFDTSVSAQFPFDWKRTIAFAPHQDTAAMIYVNSPARFGSTRNCPPLFTPREIDEARGEAARALAEARHPETGEPLFPRIIQTAETYGVDPAREGYPDLIAMPDAPYWVRTKLGASRGWVSSDPNLPGTHRPEGIVAIAGAGIAPGRYLQADLIDVAPTILQLLGQPIPSHIEGIPVGATRTATAPAANSFTPSRLDPPQEPLEGPHRRPFEYSPEEQAIIEQRLADLGYLE encoded by the coding sequence ATGGCGACATCCATCGATCGCATACTGGTTCTAGGACTCGACGGCGCGACCTGGACGGTGCTCGATCCCATGCGACGCCGCGGGCTCATGCCGAACCTCGACGCCCTTCTCAAGCGAGCGGCCCACGGCGAGCTGACCTCGATCATCCCGCCGGTGACCACCGCCGCGTGGACCTCGATGGTCACCGGCTGCAACCCGGCGCGGCACGGGGTCTTCGACCACCGCTACTTCGACGCCGCCGAGAACCGGATGAAAGTCAATCATTCGGGCCGAATCCGCGTCCCCACGATCTGGCGGCTGCTCAGCGATGCCGGACGATCGATCGCGTGCCTCAACGTGCCGGGCCTTTACCCGCCCCCGCGCGTCAACGGCGTGGTCGTATCGGGCATGGACGCCCCGCACCTCGAAGGCGCGCTCCAGGGGTATCCCGAATTCGCCGCCCGCCTCAAGGCCGAAGCGCCGAACTACTCGCTCCGCTACTTCTGGAAGCGCGCTCCGCAGTCGCTCGAAGAACTCCAGACCAACGCCCGGCTCACCGTCGAGAGCTTTCAGGGACGGGCCGAAGGGGGCTTCGTCGCCGACCGCGCGACGCCCGACTGGTCGGTGCTCATGGTCCAGTTTCAGAACCTCGACCCATTCCAGCATCGCGTCTGGCGCTACTTGAACGTCGATGAAACCGGGATCGACGACCCCGAATGGAACGTCGCCGCCGCCAGCGTCATTCAGGGGCTCGACCGGGCGATCGGCTCGCTCTGCGAGCTGGCCGACAAGCGGGGCGCCGCCGTCATGGTCGTCAGCGACCACGGATTCGGCCCCTGCCTGGGTCGGATCGACGTCAATCAGATCCTCGTCGACGCCGGCGTCGCCCAGCGCGAGGGACTGGTCCGCAAGCTGACCCGCCGCGCCGACCAGGCCGTCGACCGGCTTCGCCTCTGGAACGTCAAACGGGGCGATCCCAAAGCCCGTTCGGCGTCATTCGACACGTCGGTCTCGGCGCAGTTCCCGTTCGACTGGAAGCGGACGATCGCCTTCGCGCCGCACCAGGACACCGCGGCAATGATCTACGTGAACTCCCCGGCGCGATTCGGCTCGACCCGGAACTGCCCCCCGCTGTTCACGCCTCGCGAGATCGATGAGGCGCGCGGCGAAGCGGCTCGCGCGTTGGCAGAGGCCCGGCATCCCGAGACGGGCGAACCGCTGTTCCCCCGGATCATCCAGACCGCCGAGACCTACGGCGTCGATCCCGCGCGCGAGGGCTATCCCGACTTGATCGCCATGCCCGACGCCCCATACTGGGTGCGCACTAAGCTCGGCGCGAGTCGCGGCTGGGTCTCGTCCGACCCGAACCTCCCCGGCACGCACCGTCCCGAAGGAATCGTCGCGATCGCCGGAGCGGGAATCGCGCCGGGCCGTTACCTCCAGGCGGACCTGATCGACGTCGCCCCGACGATCCTTCAGCTCTTGGGCCAGCCAATCCCGAGTCACATCGAGGGAATCCCGGTCGGCGCGACGCGAACCGCAACCGCGCCGGCGGCGAACTCGTTCACTCCCAGCCGGCTCGATCCCCCGCAAGAGCCCCTCGAAGGCCCGCACCGCCGCCCGTTCGAGTACTCGCCCGAAGAGCAGGCGATCATCGAACAGCGGCTCGCCGACCTCGGCTACCTCGAATGA